The Gemmatirosa kalamazoonensis nucleotide sequence GCCGTCTCGCGCGCACGCCAGAGCGCGACCAGCCCCGGCAGCGCCATCGCCGCGGCGTACGCCGACACCGGCACCGTCGAGCCGAAGCGGCCGAGCAGCGCGACCCCGATGAGCGGCGCCACGGCCCCGGCGCCGACCGTGGCGAGCTGGTAGCCGACGGAGAAGCCGGTGTAGCGCGCCGCGGTCGGGAACAGCTCGACGAAGAACGCCGACATGCCGCCGACGATGACGCCGTGCACGAGCCCCCCGACCGCCGCCGCGCCCAGCACCGCGGCCTCGCTCCCTCGCGCGCACACCGGAAAGAGCACGAACGCCCACACCGCGGCGCCGGCGAGGCCTAACGCCGTGACCGGCCGACGGCCCACGCGGTCCGAGAGCGCCCCCGCGGCGAAGATGGCGCCGACCTCCACCACCGACGACACGAGCGTGCCGCCGAGGGCGAGCGCGCGCGGGCGGTGCAGCACGCGCGTCACGTACACGACGAAGAACGTCGTGAAGACGTAGAACAGCGCGTTCTCGCCCGCCTTCACGAACAGCACCGTGAGCATCGCCCGCCAGTGCTCGGCGAGCGTGCCGCCCAACGAGAGACGCGGCCGCCCGGCGCGGCGGGCGACGTACGCGCGGTAGAGCGGCGACTCCTCGACGCGCCGCCGCACCCACACGCCGACGACGATGAGCAGCCCCGAGGCCACGAACGCGACGCGCCACCCCCACGCGACGAACCGCGCCTCGCCGAGGGTGGCGCCGAGCAGCGCGAGCATGCCGGCGGAGAGCAGGTTGCCGACCGCACCGCCGATCATCGGCCACGCGCTCCACAAGCCGCGCCGCTCGCGGCTCAACGTTTCCGTCACGAGCAGCAGCGCGCCCCCGACCTCACCGCCGACGGCGACGCCCTGCAGCAGTCGGAGAAGCACGAGCAGCGCCGGCGCGGCGAGGCCGATCGTCGCGTACGTCGGTACGAGCCCGACGGCGACCGTCGCGAGCCCCATGAGGACGAGGCTCCACACGAGCGCGCGCTTGCGCCCCACGCGGTCGCCGAGGATGCCGAACACGATGCCGCCGACGGGACGCGTCACGAAGCCGACGGCGTAGGTCATGAGCCCGAGCAGCACGCCGACGAGCGGCTCGACGCGCGGGAAGAACGCGCGGTCGAACACGAGCGCCGCGGCCGACGCGAACACGAAGAAGTCGTACCACTCGATGATCGTCCCGACGGAGCTCGCCGCGCGGAGCGTTCGCTCCGCCTGCGTGGAGGTCGAAGTCATCCGGTGAAGCTAGGGCACGAGGGCACGAGGGCAGGAGGGCAGGAGGGCAGGAGTCATCGCCTCTCGTGCCCTCCTGCCCTCGTGCCCTCCTGCCCTGTAGTATGAACCCCGTGAGAGTCGTGATCGTCGGCGGCGGCCCGGCGGGCCTGTACACCGCGCTGCTGCTCAAGCGCGCGGACCCCGCGCACGACGTCACGGTGGTGGAGCGCAACCGTGCCGACGACACGTTCGGGTGGGGCGTCGTGTTCTCCGATCAGACGCTCGAGAACTTCCGCGCCGCCGACGAGCCGACGTTCCGCGCGATCACCGAGCACTTCGCGCACTGGGACGACATCGACGTCGTGATCCGCGGGCGCCGCATCACGTCGGGCGGACACGGGTTCAGCGGCATCGCGCGGCGCACGCTGCTCCACATCCTCCAGCAGCGCGCCCGCGAGCTCGGCGTCGACCTCCGCTTCTGCACGGAGGTGCCCGACGGCGACCCGGCGGCGATCGGGCTCACCGACGCGGACGTGATCGTCGCGGCGGACGGCGTGAACAGCGGGGTGCGCGCGCGCCACGCCGCGGCGTTCGCGCCCGACCTCGACGTGCGCACGAACCGGTTCGTGTGGCTCGGCACGAGGTTCCCGTTCGACGCGTTCACGTTCTACTTCGTGGAGAACGCGCACGGCGTCTTCCAGGCGCACTGCTACCGCTTCGAGGAGGGGGCGTCGACGTTCATCGTCGAGTGCGACGAGCGGTCGTGGCGCGCCGCGGGGCTCGACGCGGCGGACGCCGGTGAGACGGTACGCGCGTGCGAGGCGCTGTTCGCCGAGTGGCTCGACGGGCACCCGCTGCTGTACAACGGCGCGCGCGCGGCGTCGCCGTGGGAGCGGTTCACGCGCGTGCGCACCGCGCGGTGGCACCACGACAACGTCGTCCTCGTCGGCGACGCGGCGCACACCGCGCACTTCTCCGTCGGGTCGGGCACCAAGCTCGCGATGGAGGACGCGATCGTGCTGGCGCGCGAGCTGTCGTCCACGACCGACCTCGCGTCGGCGTTCGCGCGCTACCAGGACGAGCGGATGACCGAGGCGCTGCGGCTGCAGAACGCGGCGCGCAACTCGATGGAGTGGTTCGAGCACGTGCGGCGCTACGTGCATCTGCCGCCGGAGCAGTTCGCGTACTCGCTGCTCACGCGCAGCCAGCGGGTGAGCCATGAGAATCTCCGCCTGCGGGACCCGTCGTACGTCGCGGGCGTGGAGCGGTGGTTCGCCGGAGTGAGCGTAGAGCGTGGAGCGTGGAGCGTGGAGGGGACCGACGAGCGCTTCACGCTCCACGCCCCACGCTCCACGCTCACCGTCCCGCCGATGTTCACGCCGTTCACGCTGCGCGGGATGACGTTGTCGAATCGGATCGTCGTCTCTCCGATGGACATGTACAGCGCCGTGGACGGTACGCCGAACGACTTCCACCTCGTGCACCTCGGCGCGCGCGCGCTCGGCGGCGCGGCGCTCGTGATGACGGAGATGGTCTGCGTGTCGCCCGATGCGCGCATCTCGCTCGGCTGCACGGGGCTGTACCGCGACGAGCACGTCGCGCACTGGCGCCGCGTGGTGGCGTTCGTGCACGAGTGGACGCCGGCGAAGATCTGCCTGCAGCTCGGCCACTCGGGGCGCAAGGGCTCCACGCGGCTGCCGTGGGAGGACGGGGGCGCCGACGCGCCGTTAGGCAGCGACGCGGCGTG carries:
- a CDS encoding MFS transporter — translated: MTSTSTQAERTLRAASSVGTIIEWYDFFVFASAAALVFDRAFFPRVEPLVGVLLGLMTYAVGFVTRPVGGIVFGILGDRVGRKRALVWSLVLMGLATVAVGLVPTYATIGLAAPALLVLLRLLQGVAVGGEVGGALLLVTETLSRERRGLWSAWPMIGGAVGNLLSAGMLALLGATLGEARFVAWGWRVAFVASGLLIVVGVWVRRRVEESPLYRAYVARRAGRPRLSLGGTLAEHWRAMLTVLFVKAGENALFYVFTTFFVVYVTRVLHRPRALALGGTLVSSVVEVGAIFAAGALSDRVGRRPVTALGLAGAAVWAFVLFPVCARGSEAAVLGAAAVGGLVHGVIVGGMSAFFVELFPTAARYTGFSVGYQLATVGAGAVAPLIGVALLGRFGSTVPVSAYAAAMALPGLVALWRARETAGTDLARVA
- a CDS encoding bifunctional salicylyl-CoA 5-hydroxylase/oxidoreductase, whose protein sequence is MRVVIVGGGPAGLYTALLLKRADPAHDVTVVERNRADDTFGWGVVFSDQTLENFRAADEPTFRAITEHFAHWDDIDVVIRGRRITSGGHGFSGIARRTLLHILQQRARELGVDLRFCTEVPDGDPAAIGLTDADVIVAADGVNSGVRARHAAAFAPDLDVRTNRFVWLGTRFPFDAFTFYFVENAHGVFQAHCYRFEEGASTFIVECDERSWRAAGLDAADAGETVRACEALFAEWLDGHPLLYNGARAASPWERFTRVRTARWHHDNVVLVGDAAHTAHFSVGSGTKLAMEDAIVLARELSSTTDLASAFARYQDERMTEALRLQNAARNSMEWFEHVRRYVHLPPEQFAYSLLTRSQRVSHENLRLRDPSYVAGVERWFAGVSVERGAWSVEGTDERFTLHAPRSTLTVPPMFTPFTLRGMTLSNRIVVSPMDMYSAVDGTPNDFHLVHLGARALGGAALVMTEMVCVSPDARISLGCTGLYRDEHVAHWRRVVAFVHEWTPAKICLQLGHSGRKGSTRLPWEDGGADAPLGSDAAWECVGPSAVSYNALQPPPREMTRADMDAVRDAFVRATRLGLDAGFDMIELHAAHGYLLSSFLTPVSNRRTDAYGGSLENRLRFPLEVFRAMRDAWPADRPMSVRVSATDWVEEGITAEESVAIGRAFVDAGADIIHVSTGQTTSGATPVFGRLWQTPYSDAIRNEARVPTIAVGNVTEPDQVNAIVAAGRADLVAIGRPHLSDPQWTLHAAAELGYAGVEWPRQYYLGRVQLERETERRRGASR